Below is a genomic region from Silurus meridionalis isolate SWU-2019-XX chromosome 10, ASM1480568v1, whole genome shotgun sequence.
cggAGCCAAGATTTCTTTaatttcacttaagtaaaaaggtataatcagtacttcaacgatagtcagaggttactaagagtaatattatagaggtgtgtaaattagcgaaggcaatgtccgatgcagtaacatgctctggccccatcccaatgcgacgtggtgatgtagcctacagcaggttatggtcgctgaacttctggatgtccgagtggtgctccaaaaagaATGTGGGCTTAATTAAttattggagcatttttgagggcaaggctggcctgttagggcgggacggtatccatcccacccgggaaggtgctgctctcatttcttgtagtataggtcatagtctcagaacagcactagttaacaagtgactgtccagagcgaaggccagggagcagacagacaggctaaaccgaccgtctgctagctgcacagagtcgtcactcaggatccaccatattgagactgtgtctgtcctccgagcaaaaccaaaatataggaattatcagaaagtctgtttaagtaacctgattaacattaaattaaataggactgaacgcacagccagcacctctgatctaaaaattggattgttgaatattagatctctcacatcaaaagcgcttactataaacgaaattattaccgaccaggagtttaatataatgtgtttgacagaaacgtggattaaatcgaatgaatatgtagcattaaatgaagcgagtcctcctgggtatagttacatacaccaaccccgtctaaatggcagaggaggcggagtcgcaggtatctataataataatctaaacgtcacacaaaagactaaacacaaatgtaaaacatttgaagttctttacaccaacataaaatattcagtgtccgaaagcaggtcaagtcagttaattccactaattattatttatagacccccagggccctactctgattttctcatagaatttgcagatttcatcacaaatttagctacttctttacacaaagcattaattgttggtgactttaatattcattttgataatcaggaatactccttaagagcagcagttgtgtccattctagagtcagttggaattaatcagaatgttatgggacccactcatagtggtggacacactctcgatttgttgttaacatttggattaaaaataaaaaaacttagtcataattccacagtctgaagctatttcagaccattatctcatctctcttaaaatctgcctcagtcattgcatttctacctcaccacgctaccgtgttaagcgtactttcacgtcagctacagcagcgcgttttattaataatcttcctgaaattacgatattagatagatctccgtcagaccccgcagagctcaactgggccactgaatacctagaatcaacattacgttacactctagatgatgtagctccacttaagaccaaaatgatcagggagaaaaaatgagcacagtggtataatgatcatacgcgcaccttaaaacagaccactcgaaaactagaacgtaaatgaagtcaaacaaaattaacagtatttcaaatagcatggaaggagagcctcttaaattatagaaaatctcttagtgctgctaaaTCAGCAAATTTCTTCatcctcatagaaaataacaagcataatcctagatttttattcagcacggtagcaaaattaacagggaataaaagcactacactaacatgcacaccatcattaggtagtaatgatttcatgaactttttttaatgataaagttggaaacatcaggcaagaaatccagacggttaatataaatccaaattattttacaagtaaccctgtagacagcagcaTAATTATagcaatcaattacaaagcttcactactattcatgagaatgacttaatttcattaatttcctcatcaaaatcatcaacctgcattctcgatcccttgcctacaagtttctttaaacagataactccagagttaattgaacctgttttaaaaataataaactcttccattagcactggttatgtacctaaatctttacaactggcagttatccacccccttattaagaaacctgaccttgacccatgtcagttgtccaactacagaccgatattaaatctcccctttatatccaaaattttagaaaaggttgtagcacagcagttctgctcacacctatgaatgaataacatttttgaaatgtatcagtcaggatttcggcctcatcatagcacagagacggcgctagttaaggtggtaaatgacctgttattggcctctgatcagggttttgtctccttacttgttttgctcgaccttagtgcagcttttgacatcattgatcacactatactacttgctagacttgagaacgttgttggaataaagggaacagctctctcttggctcaggtcttatttgactgatcgctatcagtttgttgatgtaaatggtgagttctccacactctatgaggtaaagtttggtgttcctcaaggatctgtcttaggccctctgcttttcttattatatatgctgcctcttggtgaaattattcataaacatgggattcgcttccattgctatgctgatgatacgcagctgtatatttcagcaaagccagatgagagagatcagcttaacaatgttgaggaggtTGTAAAGggcattagacagtggatgcttgataactttcttctgctcaactcagataagacggaagtacttttactaggaccacatgcagctagaaataaactttccgattacgtagcatccctggatggtgtttctgtttcagcatgtacggctgtcaaagacctcggtgtgattattgacccagtatcaccaggatcgccttctttcaccttagaaatattgctgaaattagaaatatgatgtcgttacagaatgcagaaaaactagttcatgcttttgttacttctagattagactactgtaatgctttactgtctaagtgcataaataagcttcagttagtttagaatgcagcagcaagagtcctcactagatctaggaaatatgaccacatcactcctgttttaatcatctccactgctcccaatcaaatctcgcattgattataaaatactactactgacgaataaagcacttaacggtctcgcaccgcagtatcggagtgaacttctgtaccagtatgatcctccacgcctacttagatcaaaaggtgcaggctatttgttggttcctcaaataatgaagactacagcagggggcagatctttctcttataaagccccacagttatggaacaaccttccaatcagtgttcgggactcagacacagtctcagtgttcaagtcgaggtgaactgggatatttgtatgctgtcaccccctcacattcacatgttcactcaggtttgttgacggtggtgtggtgggtcgtctcttatcccagagatccctcatgtctgtgttaccttctggttctcccttttagttatgctgccatagcgagtcttgccggagtccaaactgcacagtgacattaactttcatacaacaataaggacacataataatctatatccttctcttcctgtcaccctgttctctctctctctgtctctctttctctctctctgtctctctctctctctctttctctcggtcgagttaaacatgctcctgaggctccagtgaccacttcCCCTTTCCCCttcgtggatcttcacactttgtccaggcctgcctctggatagtgttctcttcgactggaggccactttgtgcagcttgggacggtttctcatcaacaccttgggtggttccatgaaattccggagtaagaacgggcgctttgaggatggattggactgtggTTAATGTCAActgtctgctacactgactcaggattcagttcgcttctgatcatcatcactgtaccccgcaacactgtatatctgcttcaaatggacatttggtgcaacccagatgaggatgggttccctcttgagtctggttcctctcaaggtttcttccttatgacatctcggggagtttttccttgccacagttgctcatcagggacaaacttacttacaaagaacatatttacttttaatcaccacattatctgatTTCCTGATTCTCTGATGTCTGTACCAGTGCTGagagaaaatatatttcatgttAATATTAAACTCTACACCGTGTTTAGTGCAGTTTGGGGTCTTATTAAAATCTATTACCTTGaacagaataaatattttactgcaGTCTCTTCAAAGGCTCTGATCCATCAGTCCCACTGCTCTCTACAGTGACGTGTGTTCATTTACTCTCATTTGTTTGTTGGTTAGAATTTCAACATCCTTATATTTGACATAAAACCTGCTCGGttgttattaaattattaaattcagTAAATTAAAATGAGAGATTTACTGAATaaagtattataaatatatattctgtaaaATATACGCTGCAATTAGAacaattttaatgtaaaattgaCACTAATACAGTGAACACttgtttgtgtgattttctGCAGAAGCTGATCTTCCActtatatttttaatgtgtttaataatctgcctttgtttgtgtttgtatcagGAAATCTGTAAAAACTCCACACAAGTCTTCCAGGCATCATGATCCTACTTTCTATTACCATCTTCtggctctctgtctgtgtgggtGAGTGACCTGGTTCAAGTCCAACAACACACAAGTGTCCTAACATTCATTACAATAtgctacaatttttataaaatgctccAAATCATGTAGATTGTAATGTTTCCCCCCACAGTCCCCCTTAGTGAAGATCCTTCCATTACTGTAGAAGCTCATGTGGGTTCCACAGCTCTCCTGCCATGTCACCTGCGTAAAGTCTTCACCCAAACTCCACATATTCGGTGGCATGCTGATAATGAGGTTGTGTTTGAGAGAAGCTTTGATGTTACACATGAGGGTCCAGGATATGAAGGACGTGTGGACATTCCTGAGGAAGAACTGTGTAAAGGAAACTGTTCTCTGGTGTTGAAGGACGTCAGATTCACTGATCACACTTTCTACAGATCTTTTGTGGTGGAACATGTGGAGGATACAAACACTGACAAATCTACAGAAATCAACAAAATTCAACTCGATGGtgagaaaattatttaatataaaaatataaaggttGTAGTGTATCagataaaagttataaataagGAACATCTATTTGCTcacatctgatcacatgatttttattttctaaaaaagtTTTTCAGAGTGTATCAGCTCAGGTGGGATCCACAGCAGTGCTGCCATGTGACTGGAGACATCTGTCCATTGAAACACCTCATGTTGAGTGGAGTATTGGTCGTGAGATCGTGTTTGAGCGAAAGGGTAAAGAGTCATCTCAGGGTAAAGGATATGAGGGACGTGTGGACGTTCCTGAGGAGGAGCTGCTTAAAGGAAACTGTTCCCTGGTGTTGAAGAACGTCAGTGTTACTGATGAAACTCTGTACAGCAGCTACATTTTAatgacagacaaaaagaaaccTGTGTTGGTCCAGAACATTAAAGTTTCAGTCAGTGGTAAGTGGATGAGTATCAGATGATGCTGAATACGACACGTACAGTATCAGTTCCAcagttataaaagaatgaaaatgacTAAACTCAGGTGAACAGGATTCTGGATTTAATGTAGATGTCAGTGTTTCTCAGTTCTGCTTGAAGCTGCACTACACAGTTTACTGTTTGGTTTTGTTAGACTGAGTGTGGAGAACCAACACAGTCTCACaacacatcgtcacatatcaaCTTTGCCTCGTTGCTTTGGATGGCGTCGACATCCGAGGCAGAAGGTACCCCCCTTTGAGTCGCTTTTCAACGTAGATGGCCGTCCTATACACTTCAATGCAAATCCCTCATCTTCGGATTTTGACGCGGCCATCCGAGGCAACGAGGCAACGTCGATATGTGACAATGTGGGGTGAGACTTTGTTGGGAGAACACAAACCTCCTGTCCTGCATTTCAGagtagaaaatgaaaaacagcacaACAGCTtcataaactgtataaaaaatgCCAAAGCAAACAGCAGAAGTGTTTAAACACATGCAGGAGACTGAAGAAAATCCCTCATCAGATCAACACACACTGAAGGATGTTTGCATGTGATTGACACGTGTTCATGTTCCAGTGAAATCTGTCAGTTTGACAATGACATGATAGGAGTCTTATGAGCTTCATTATTTGATAGATTTTAACTTcttgacagtgagtgactgcaCTTCTATGATCTTCTTGACGGCCATAAGAATAAAACCCAATGCAAGCAGGGGAAAGCTGCACACGCATAAGGGTCGAATTCCATACGACGTCTAAGTAAGTGGTTATCTGTGATGGAGAAAGTACACTCTTTTTGGCATTCAGCTGCAACCCCAGTTGCTTCATGTTAGCGAGAACAACATCTCGATGCCAGACCGCTAAGTGCTCTAaatgagctaatatcaaccaatcatcgATGTAATTTAAGATGTGGACGCAATGAAGTCTCAGGGGAACCAAAAATGCATCCACACACttcgtgaaggtgcggggtaAGAGGACTAAACggaaggacccgatattggtaagcttcggccccaAAAGCGAACTTCAGGAACTTCCTGTAAAATGGAAGGATGGACACATGAAAATATGCCTCCTTTGGATctatcatgacaaaccagtccttagATCTAATTtgagacacgacctgcttgagggtcagcatcttgaacctgagctCCATTAGTGAgtggttcagctgacgtagatctagATTAGGACGCAACCCACTGTCCTTTTTTGGAACTATGAAATATTGGCTGCAGAACCCGGACAatctgtctgatggagggaccaccaaCATGGCCTTCTTCCTCAGGAAAGTGTCTACCTCTTGTTcaatgaccagagcctgctcgggtccAATTAAAGTGGGACGCACCTCGTCGACCCAGGGTGGacgagtcaagtcaagtcaggtcaagtttatttatatagtgcttttcacaacagacattgtctcaaagcagctttacagaaatcaacagtcaaggtgaatggtgtgtgtttatccctgataagcaagcctgtggcgactgtggcaagtaaaaactcccttagatgttatgaggaagaaaccttgagaggaaccagactcaaaagggaaacccatcctcatttgggtgacatcaagagtttgattataaatctttcaataatacagaacactggaaagagagaactaacatgagtactggagtataagattataagtaaatgatctttctacagtctttggtataaaagtaggagctacttagctcaacatttgtgatcatcacagatccagcaacagcttctccatgccagagcctttaaacactccaggaggtccaatgtcaaaactccacacatgcagtgggatccaattggcactggtacgtctctagatggttcaggatgtttgcgagttcggcatctacttctaagtctataatcttcatgaggtgggacgtgactggagctggccaaacctcagaaAGCCTCGGGattgggagagaaagagaagcagtggagagcaattagcgtagctgctgttcatgatattaacagcacaagttgataatgtgcatgtgatcagatgttctggagcacaaggttatgatgtgagacgtttgttatgtgtaggctttgctaaaaagatatgtcttTAATCTGCAGTTAAACTGGGAGACTATTCCACAGtttgggagctaaatgtgaaaatgctctaccgcctttagtggactttgctattctaggaactactagaagcccagagttttgccggattgtagcgtgtaaaaagactggagagatacatggaggcaaaccatttagtgctttataagtaagaagtaatagtttgtagtctattcgaaacttaacaggaagccaatgaagggatgataagattggggttatgtaatcatattttcttgaccttgtaagaactcttgctgccgcattctgaactaactgaagcttgtttattaatgacgcaggacatccacctagtaacgcattacagtagtctattctggaggtcataaacgcatggacgagcttctctgcatcggatatagacaacatgtttctcagcttagaaatatttctaaggtgaaagaaggttgtttttgtaacttggttgatatgattttaaaagataagttgctgtctaaaataaatcCCAGGTATTTTACCGTTGatctagtggttacagaacatccgtctaaatgcaggttcagatgctggagcttctgtatactagtttttgggccgatgagcaaaatctctgtcttatcagaatttgaAAGTAGAAcattatgggtcatccaatctcttatttccttaacacactcagttatctgagttaattgagctgtatcgcctggtttagatgagatatatagctgggtatcatcagcataacagtggaagcttattccatgccttctaataatatttcctaaggtaagcatgtatattgtgaagagcaggggtcctacaACTGagccttgtggcacgccataattcactagcattagcctggatagctctccatttaaatctacgaaatggtaacgatcagacaggtaggatttaaaccagcttaatggctgtccctgaatgccgtaatgtaattctgtaagcgatcttgGAGAAGATcttgatctatagtgtcgaacacagcactaagatctagctGTGTGTATCCCCCCGTAATATAGCAGGGGCAGGGAGGAACACAAAGATGGAAGGTGTGCTTAGTCTTTGTGCTTTtcttatatatctatattttctTCTAACGTTACTACTACcatgagacaaaacacacatacagaaacagAAGCTAATGCCGGCTTCattccatgtgcttttatagcttcctggtcatgacgtcaccccgctgGTGATGCTGCGCTTTTCCATTGGACGGAGTAGACACATGATTCAGATTGTGGACAATGCAAAAGCATTTCCAAAGCGTTGtagatgcagctcgagttcctgaaaggaaatgATTTTCATTCCACACTGAGACCAATGGAGATGAGGAAAAGTAGAACCACCAGAATTTAAATGCGGGACAGGACTGGCAGAAATTatgcacttttatttatagGAATTTTGATGCTTTTGCAGTTATGACGTAAAAATATttagaagaaaagaatgaacaataaaattcttattttttcttttttacagaaaaatctgAAGAGAGTAAAGATGATCCATCAGCTTCCTCAGGTGAGTAAATaccatatttatttgttgtattattaattattatatgattCATTAACCTTCTAAATCTCTATTTATCTCAGTCATTGTCATTGTCAGATAAAATTATCACATTTCTACCCAgactttataatattttattaaataacatttaaaataaactatttgtGTCTCCATGTGAAGCTGGTGGAATAAACAAGGCAATCATCATCACTATTTGCATCCTGTGTTCTGTTCCTC
It encodes:
- the LOC124392547 gene encoding uncharacterized protein LOC124392547; the encoded protein is MILLSITIFWLSVCVVPLSEDPSITVEAHVGSTALLPCHLRKVFTQTPHIRWHADNEVVFERSFDVTHEGPGYEGRVDIPEEELCKGNCSLVLKDVRFTDHTFYRSFVVEHVEDTNTDKSTEINKIQLDVFQSVSAQVGSTAVLPCDWRHLSIETPHVEWSIGREIVFERKGKESSQGKGYEGRVDVPEEELLKGNCSLVLKNVSVTDETLYSSYILMTDKKKPVLVQNIKVSVSEKSEESKDDPSASSAGGINKAIIITICILCSVPLILLQFSYGAPDHRIIEMRSQCISLKSTSEHQ